The following proteins come from a genomic window of ANME-2 cluster archaeon:
- a CDS encoding NAD(P)H-hydrate dehydratase, whose protein sequence is MKTITSRQMDALDTNCEFLGLSRLQLMENAGSAIAAEVMNLPTRERVLLVAGRGNNGGDAFVAARHLTGYEVKILLLGRSGDVKTPEAARNLSILKSTGIPVMEVTDVSGLDPAYFSDCDVIVDAIFGTGIKGPIRELESTAIDLINGSGAKVVSVDVPSGMDPDGGEFEKAVRSDVTVTFHLPKPGLLEKVAKDYIKEIAVADIGIPPEAGIIVGPGDLKLVTGRRPDSHKGEGGRVLIIGGGAYTGAPALSGMAALRAGADIVTVAAPESVAGIVASFSPNLIVRKLSQERLHRQDIPVLEELILSHDVVVIGMGLGRDDETLSAVREILPVCTRVVVDADGLAALETPLSRYGCEMIVTPHAGEFKALGGAGVPGDLDRRVGMVNRFAADNGAVVLLKGPQDIISDGQGARVNRTGNPGMTVGGTGDVLAGITGALFARYSAMESAAAAAFICGRAGDIVYEQLGIGLLATDVIDNIPAAMKM, encoded by the coding sequence ATGAAAACCATTACTTCCAGGCAGATGGATGCGCTGGATACCAACTGCGAATTTCTGGGACTGTCCCGGCTACAGTTAATGGAGAATGCAGGTTCGGCAATAGCTGCCGAAGTAATGAACCTTCCCACCAGGGAGAGGGTTTTGCTCGTGGCAGGCCGGGGCAACAATGGGGGAGATGCGTTCGTGGCAGCCCGGCACCTCACCGGTTATGAAGTTAAGATATTACTTCTGGGCAGGTCCGGTGATGTCAAAACACCTGAGGCTGCAAGGAACCTTTCCATCCTCAAGAGCACTGGTATACCTGTCATGGAAGTGACTGACGTATCAGGACTTGACCCTGCATATTTCTCAGATTGCGATGTGATAGTGGACGCTATTTTCGGTACTGGCATAAAGGGTCCCATCAGGGAACTGGAATCCACCGCCATTGACCTGATAAATGGGTCAGGTGCAAAAGTGGTCAGCGTTGACGTGCCATCCGGCATGGACCCTGATGGTGGAGAATTTGAAAAAGCGGTCAGGTCCGATGTAACGGTTACTTTCCACCTTCCCAAGCCGGGACTGCTTGAGAAGGTCGCCAAGGACTACATAAAAGAGATTGCAGTGGCAGATATCGGTATCCCGCCTGAAGCCGGTATCATAGTCGGGCCGGGTGACCTGAAACTGGTGACAGGCCGGCGTCCGGACAGCCATAAAGGGGAAGGGGGGCGGGTGCTGATCATCGGCGGGGGTGCATATACCGGTGCTCCAGCCCTGTCAGGAATGGCAGCGCTGCGGGCAGGTGCTGATATTGTGACCGTGGCAGCCCCGGAGAGCGTTGCCGGTATCGTGGCATCATTTTCTCCGAACCTGATTGTCAGGAAATTATCACAGGAACGCCTTCACAGACAGGACATACCTGTACTGGAAGAACTTATCCTATCCCATGACGTGGTGGTAATAGGTATGGGGCTGGGCAGGGACGACGAAACACTATCTGCTGTCAGGGAGATACTGCCGGTGTGCACCAGGGTTGTCGTGGATGCTGACGGGCTGGCCGCGCTCGAGACACCATTGAGCAGGTACGGCTGCGAGATGATAGTTACGCCTCATGCCGGGGAATTCAAAGCGCTTGGTGGTGCCGGTGTGCCCGGAGACCTTGACAGGCGCGTGGGTATGGTCAACAGGTTCGCAGCCGACAATGGCGCGGTTGTATTGCTCAAAGGGCCACAGGATATCATTTCTGACGGCCAGGGCGCCAGGGTCAACCGCACAGGCAATCCCGGCATGACCGTGGGCGGTACCGGGGATGTGCTGGCAGGTATTACCGGGGCATTATTTGCCAGGTATAGCGCTATGGAATCCGCAGCTGCAGCTGCATTCATCTGCGGACGGGCAGGTGATATAGTGTATGAGCAACTGGGAATTGGGTTGTTGGCCACCGATGTGATCGACAATATCCCTGCTGCCATGAAAATGTAA
- the moaC gene encoding cyclic pyranopterin monophosphate synthase MoaC, with product MDDTFTHIHEGRARMVDVGGKPESARRAVASGHIQLKATTIHAIRSRTIEKGNVLATARIAAVQAVKRTWDTIPMCHQIPITHVDVEFDVKDDRVEAVVEVRSVGKTGVEMEALHGVSVALLTVWDMVKSAEKDETGNYPGTLISDIRVVEKVKEEV from the coding sequence ATGGATGATACTTTTACGCATATACACGAAGGCAGGGCCAGGATGGTGGATGTTGGCGGCAAGCCCGAGTCTGCCAGGCGTGCGGTGGCATCGGGACACATACAGCTTAAAGCCACTACCATTCATGCCATTCGCAGCCGCACCATCGAAAAAGGGAACGTGCTGGCCACGGCCAGGATAGCGGCTGTGCAGGCTGTGAAACGCACCTGGGATACCATACCCATGTGCCACCAGATTCCTATTACCCATGTGGATGTGGAGTTCGATGTAAAGGATGACAGGGTGGAGGCTGTGGTGGAAGTCCGTTCTGTAGGGAAGACCGGGGTTGAGATGGAGGCGCTACACGGGGTATCGGTGGCGCTGCTTACGGTCTGGGATATGGTGAAGTCTGCTGAGAAGGATGAGACCGGGAACTATCCCGGGACTTTGATATCTGATATCAGGGTAGTGGAGAAGGTTAAGGAAGAGGTTTGA